The following proteins come from a genomic window of Verrucomicrobiia bacterium:
- a CDS encoding SDR family oxidoreductase, producing MDLELNGKVILVSGGAKGIGAATVRMAAAEGARVAWADLDAAAGDAMTSDIPGGRFIAGDLSDDAACRQAVAATVAAFGRLDVLVNNAGVNDSVGLNSPPPAFLASLRRNLMPAYALTHFARPHLRESRGAIVNVSSKVATTGQGNTSGYAASKGALEALTREWALALASHGVRVNCVVPAECDTDQYQRWFTGQPDPAAARARVEALVPLGRRLTTPEEVASAILWMASARASHVTGQILFVDGGYTHLDRAASSDHAW from the coding sequence ATGGATCTGGAGCTCAACGGAAAAGTCATTCTGGTCAGTGGTGGTGCCAAGGGGATTGGCGCGGCAACGGTGCGGATGGCCGCTGCCGAGGGGGCCCGGGTGGCGTGGGCCGACCTGGATGCTGCCGCAGGGGACGCGATGACTTCTGATATCCCCGGGGGCCGCTTCATCGCCGGTGACCTTTCCGACGATGCCGCCTGCCGTCAGGCGGTTGCGGCCACCGTCGCCGCCTTCGGACGACTGGATGTGTTGGTGAACAACGCGGGCGTCAACGACAGCGTCGGCCTGAATTCCCCGCCGCCGGCATTTCTCGCCTCGCTGCGCCGGAACCTCATGCCGGCCTACGCGCTGACCCATTTCGCCCGTCCCCACCTCCGGGAAAGCCGGGGCGCCATTGTCAACGTCAGCTCCAAGGTCGCGACCACCGGACAGGGAAACACTTCGGGATATGCCGCCTCCAAGGGCGCGCTTGAGGCCCTGACCCGCGAATGGGCGCTGGCCCTCGCCTCGCACGGCGTCCGGGTCAACTGCGTGGTTCCGGCCGAATGCGACACCGACCAGTACCAGCGCTGGTTCACCGGCCAACCGGATCCTGCCGCCGCCCGCGCGCGGGTGGAGGCGCTCGTGCCCCTGGGCCGCCGGCTGACCACCCCGGAGGAGGTGGCTTCCGCGATCCTATGGATGGCCTCCGCGCGGGCGTCCCACGTGACCGGTCAGATCCTCTTCGTGGACGGCGGCTACACCCACCTCGATCGCGCGGCCAGTTCCGACCACGCCTGGTGA